A genomic stretch from Pieris brassicae chromosome 9, ilPieBrab1.1, whole genome shotgun sequence includes:
- the LOC123714083 gene encoding 17-beta-hydroxysteroid dehydrogenase 13-like isoform X3, whose amino-acid sequence MATTEIQKNGSAQNIIKQAPWTDEQGITMKVYQGVMMALEILVLIVKLYATWFYCLYRFFVPPEPKSVNGEIVLITGAGHGMGREMALRFGRLGSVIICVDINPKGNEETAEMVKENKGKAHTYKCDVTDREAINQLIEKVRKEVGEVTILVNNAGIMPCKPLLQTNEKEIRLAFEVNVLSHLWLLQAVLPSMMERNHGHIVAMSSMAGVLGLRNLVPYCGTKFAVRGMMEALHEELREDPRDFSGIKLTCIFPYIVDTGLCKNPKIKFPSLMKIISPQEAADNIVDAVRRNYTEITIPSSLFYINQWCRLLPVSVPLQIKDFMDSGLEPQ is encoded by the exons GACAGACGAGCAAGGCATCACGATGAAGGTGTACCAGGGCGTTATGATGGCGCTAGAGATTTTAGTTCTGATTGTGAAGCTGTATGCGACCTGGTTCTACTGCCTCTATCGCTTCTTTGTACCGCCAGAACCTAAGAGTGTTAATGGGGAAATTGTGTTG ATAACTGGAGCAGGCCACGGAATGGGAAGAGAAATGGCGTTGAGGTTCGGCCGTTTAGGAAGTGTCATAATCTGTGTTGACATCAATCCTAAAGGCAACGAAGAAACCGCCGAAATGGTTAAAGAGAACAAGGGAAAGGCACATACCTATAA atgtGACGTAACAGACCGAGAGGCTATTAATCAGCTTATAGAAAAAGTTCGTAAGGAAGTCGGAGAAGTCACGATTTTGGTAAATAATGCTGGTATCATGCCATGCAAGCCTCTGCTCCAGACCAATGAAAAGGAGATCAGACTGGCTTTCGAAGTCAACGTTCTCTCGCATCTCTGG CTACTCCAAGCCGTGCTACCCTCGATGATGGAGAGAAATCACGGTCACATCGTCGCTATGTCTTCGATGGCTGGAGTTCTTGGTCTCCGTAATCTGGTGCCCTACTGCGGTACCAAGTTTGCAGTCCGCGGAATGATGGAGGCTCTGCATGAGGAACTTAGAGAGGATCCGAGGGACTTCAGTGga ATTAAACTAACCTGTATCTTCCCGTACATCGTTGACACCGGCCTGTGCAAGAATCCGAAAATCAAGTTCCCGTCACTGATGAAGATCATATCTCCCCAGGAGGCAGCCGACAACATCGTGGATGCTGTTAGGAGGAATTACACAGAGATCACAATTCCCagctctttattttatatcaatcaG TGGTGCAGATTATTACCAGTAAGCGTGCCGCTGCAAATTAAGGACTTTATGGACTCGGGACTCGAACCCCAATAA
- the LOC123714059 gene encoding oxysterol-binding protein-related protein 1 isoform X3 yields the protein MEDNVHKQYKYRTSLPVAQFSRGDFSLWSVLKNCVGKELSKITMPVVFNEPLSFLQRMLEYLEYAHLLRMASEQTDPVNRMEYIAAFAVSALASNWERLGKPFNPLLGETFELERTEFRAVCEQVSHHPPVSAFHAESPHFVFHGSVHPKLKFCGKSVEIQPKGHVTVELPRWGEAYTWSNVNCCVHNVIVGKLWIEQYGSMEVTCHGGAGLKANLCFKPAGFNNRDLHRVDGFVMDPGKKRLRYLYGKWTQYIKCCSAATYEQWAKERGEDASTQQTPSHTPKKVLAKLNSFKVGALRSMSIQDDDPETSDEVPKPDESYNIDIPGSVTLWEARPRPGNSAQYYQFTEFAMSLNELERDMKGQLCPTDSRLRPDVRLLEQGDIDGAAAEKTRLEEKQRAARKVLKKTPEAWQPRWFSQGTNPYTKQEDWLYNGGYWDRNYQHLKDVDIF from the exons GACATCACTCCCCGTGGCTCAATTCAGCCGTGGCGACTTCTCCCTGTGGTCAGTTTTAAAGAACTGTGTTGGCAAGGAATTATCCAAGATCACCATGCCTGTGGTATTCAACGAACCACTTTCCTTCCTCCAGCGGATGCTGGAGTACCTGGAGTATGCTCATCTTCTGAGGATGGCGTCAGAACAGACTGATCCTGTAAATAGGATGGAGTATATTGCTG CATTTGCAGTTAGCGCTCTAGCCTCAAACTGGGAGCGCCTTGGTAAACCATTTAATCCTCTCCTTGGTGAAACTTTTGAGCTGGAACGAACCGAGTTCCGTGCAGTTTGTGAACAG GTGTCTCACCATCCCCCAGTATCTGCGTTCCATGCTGAAAGCCCCCACTTCGTCTTCCATGGCTCAGTGCACCCTAAACTCAAGTTTTGTGGCAAAAGTGTTGAGATTCAGCCCAAAGGACACGTAACTGTAGAATTGCCCAg ATGGGGTGAAGCTTATACATGGAGTAATGTAAACTGCTGCGTTCATAACGTGATAGTTGGCAAGCTCTGGATCGAACAGTATGGTAGCATGGAGGTGACGTGCCATGGAGGCGCTGGCCTTAAAGCCAACCTCTGCTTCAAACCAGCTGGCTTCAACAATAGGGATTTGCATAGGGTGGATGGCTTTGTTATGGACCCTGG CAAAAAGCGCTTGCGGTACTTATACGGTAAATGGACACAATACATCAAGTGCTGCTCAGCTGCTACTTACGAACAATGGGCGAAAGAGAGAGGAGAAGATGCAAGCACACAACAGACGCCATCGCACACGCCGAAGAAAGTCCTCGCTAAGCTCAACAGCTTTAAAGTTGGGGCTTTGCGTTCTATGTCTATACAAGAT GACGACCCTGAGACTTCAGACGAAGTGCCAAAGCCAGACGAATCCTATAACATTGATATCCCCGGATCCGTCACATTATGGGAGGCAAGACCAAGACCTGGGAACAGTGCGCAG TACTACCAATTCACGGAATTTGCAATGTCCTTAAATGAGTTGGAGCGTGATATGAAGGGACAATTGTGTCCTACTGACAGCCGGCTTCGACCGGACGTCCGACTATTGGAACAAGGTGATATAGATGGTGCCGCTGCTGAGAAGACTAGATTGGAGGAGAAGCAGAGGGCAGCGAGGAAGGTGTTGAAGAAAACGCCGGAAGCATGGCAACCCAG GTGGTTTAGCCAAGGCACAAACCCATATACCAAACAAGAAGATTGGCTTTACAACGGTGGCTATTGGGATAGGAACTACCAACACCTGAAAGATgtcgatatattttaa